The following are encoded in a window of Anopheles gambiae chromosome X, idAnoGambNW_F1_1, whole genome shotgun sequence genomic DNA:
- the LOC1277382 gene encoding beta-1,4-mannosyltransferase egh, protein MLNSTSKHILHCALLFGLLIVFEIFCGGIKVTESAFVAIDPWEEYGTLLTIVLYLLRLLTFLTLPQVLFNFFGLVIYNAFPEKVVLKGSPLLAPFICIRIVTRGDYAELVKTNVLRNMNTCLDTGLENFLIEVVTDKPIGLPKHRRTREIVVPKEYKTKTGAMFKARALQYCLEDTVNVLNNNDWVVHLDEETLLTENSVRGIINFVLDGKHPFGQGLITYANENVVNWLTTLADSFRVSDDMGKLRLQFKMFHKPYFSWKGSYVVTQVHAEKAVSFDNGIDGSVAEDCFFAMRAFAQGYTFNFIEGEMYEKSPFTLTDFLQQRKRWLQGILLVVRSTEIPLRNKVLLGISLCSWITMPLSTSNMIFAAIYPIPCPNLIDFVCAFIAGFNIYMYVFGVIKSFSLYRFGLVKFLACVLGALCTIPINVVIENVAVIWGLVGKKNKFYVVQKDVRALVTV, encoded by the exons ATGCTCAACTCCACCAGCAAGCACATCCTGCACTGTGCGCTACTGTTCGGGCTGCTGATCGTGTTCGAGATCTTCTGCGGCGGCATCAAGGTGACGGAGAGCGCGTTCGTCGCGATCGACCCGTGGGAGGAGTATGGTACGCTGCTAACGATCGTCCTGTACCTGCTCCGGCTGCTCACCTTCCTGACGCTGCCGCAGGTGCTGTTCAACTTCTTCGGGCTCGTCATCTACAATGCGTTCCCGGAGAAGGTGGTGCTCAAGGGATCGCCCCTGCTCGCCCCGTTCATCTGCATCCGGATCGTGACGCGCGGCGACTACGCGGAGCTGGTGAAGACGAACGTGCTGCGCAACATGAACACCTGCCTGGACACCGGGCTGGAGAACTTCCTGATCGAGGTGGTGACGGACAAGCCGATCGGGCTGCCGAAGCACCGGCGGACGCGCGAGATCGTCGTGCCGAAGGAGTACAAGACGAAGACGGGCGCGATGTTTAAGGCGCGGGCGCTGCAGTACTGCCTGGAGGATACGGTGAACGTGCTGAACAACAACGACTGGGTGGTGCACCTGGACGAGGAGACACTGCTGACGGAGAACAGTGTGCGCGGCATCATCAACTTCGTGCTGGACGGGAAGCACCCGTTCGGGCAGGGGCTGATCACGTACGCGAACGAGAATGTGGTCAACTGGCTGACGACGCTCGCCGACAGCTTCCGGGTGTCGGACGATATGGGCAAGCTGCGGTTGCAGTTCAAGATGTTCCACAAACCGTACTTCAGCTGGAAGGGTAGCTACGTGGTGACGCAG GTTCACGCGGAAAAGGCAGTTTCGTTCGACAACGGCATCGACGGCTCGGTGGCGGAGGATTGCTTCTTCGCGATGCGCGCCTTCGCCCAGGGCTACACGTTCAACTTCATCGAGGGCGAGATGTACGAAAAGTCCCCGTTCACGCTGACCGACTTCCTGCAGCAGCGCAAGCGCTGGCTCCAGGGCATCCTGCTCGTCGTCCGCTCCACCGAGATACCGCTGCGGAACAAGGTGCTGCTCGGCATCAGCCTCTGCTCCTGGATCACGATGCCGCTCTCCACCTCGAACATGATCTTTGCCGCGATCTACCCGATCCCGTGCCCGAACCTGATCGACTTCGTGTGCGCGTTCATCGCCGGCTTCAACATCTACATGTACGTGTTCGGCGTGATCaagtcgttctcgctgtacCGGTTCGGGCTGGTGAAGTTTCTCGCGTGCGTGCTCGGCGCCCTGTGCACCATCCCGATCAACGTGGTGATCGAGAACGTGGCCGTCATCTGGGGGCTGGTCGGGAAGAAGAACAAATTCTACGTGGTGCAGAAGGACGTTCGGGCGCTCGTCACCGTCTAA